In Lolium perenne isolate Kyuss_39 chromosome 5, Kyuss_2.0, whole genome shotgun sequence, the sequence GTCGTGCTGAGAAATGACAAGGTTAGCACCTAAAATCAGATTATTAACTTCTGACATATATACAATTTCGATTATCTTAGTTTGATCGAGCTGATGTTATCAATGTGCACTAAATTGTCTAGGATGGGGGAGGTGCCGAGGAGAAGAACCTGCTGTTTACTGTCTTCCTGGGCTGTATGGTGGTTGGCATCGTGCTGATGTTTCTGCTCTCCAGAAGAGATGAGAGCATAGGAGTGGAGGGAGGAGACCATGAGCTCCCAGAGAAATCCCTTCTATGGGACATGTCGAAATCCGCGGTCGCGCCGCTCGCGGACCGTAGGATGCTCCTCCTCGCTCCCCTCCTCGCGTACTACGGCCTACAAAAGGCATTCGTGTGGTGAGCAGATCACATCACTCGATCAGTGCTAAATTAGCCTTTCATTCTGAACAGTCTTATCACTATCAGCATCAGCACTGAACAATGACTTGTAAGCAGGGCCGTCTTCACGAAGAGTATCGTGACACCCGTCCTGGGCGTCGCCGGTGTGGGAGGCGCGATGGCTTTGTACGGCACGTCTGGTGTCATCGTAAGTGAAAACGCCACAAAGTGGTAGTACTAGCACCAACCCCATCGATCACCAAAACACTCTCGTGAAGCTTCACCTAACTTCGAGAGATTGATTTCTTCGCACTGAATTTCAGAGCTCGCTGGTGGCCGGCCGTCTGACCACCGGGCTCTACTCGTCGACGCTCATCGTGTCGGCCGGTGCCGTCCTCCAGGCCGGCGTGCTCTTCTGGCTACTTTTTTTCTACAGGTTTGGTATCACGTCAGACTGTCAGCTATTATTGTTTCCACGATTAATTTCTAGCTTTAATTTTTCATGGATCTGATGATCATAAGCGTATGTTTGTGTTCGTCTGCAGTCCCGTTGGTGGTGTGCTCGGGTCAGAAGCTCCGCTGCTCGTCGGCGCCTTGTGGGGCGTGGGAGACGGCATTCTGAACACGCAGCTGAGCGCGCTGATCGGGCTCCTCTTCAAGGACAAGGAGGCGGCGTTCGCGCTGGGGAAGATGTGGCAGGCGGCCGCGACGGCGGCGGTCTTCTTCCTGAGTCCCGGCGCCACGCTGCAGGGGATGCTCGCCGCGGTGGCCGCCGCGCTGGTGGTCGCCCTCACCGCGTTTCTGTCCCTGTCCCTCGTCGTCGAGAGGTCGTACGCGCTGAAACTCTGAAGTGCGCGCGCGGAAACTCTGAAGTGCGCGCGCTGAAACTCTTAAGGCACTCCACGATTTTGAGTTACGTCTCGTACTGGTTTGGTTGCAGCGGATTTCAGGAATACTACACTAACGGATAGACACGATACGTATGGATTTTTGTTACACCGACCTGTCAGTCATACAAGGGCTGCAGGAGATTTTCACAAACAACCACTTGTGTTGCTGCCTGTAGTGTGAAGCTTTTTTTTCTTCTGTATTCAAATTTTATTCGATCTACTAAGAGCATACGTCACAAATTTAAAAAGCCACCACTCAACAACTACAAACCCAATAGTGGGCATGGTGTGAGAGTCTTATGCCCTAAAAACGCAAACAATATCGCACCAGCTAATTACCGGAGGTTTCACCGAGTCACACTATGGTCAAAAAAGGAGCACACATCCAGTCTACCAGATCCTCGATGAGCACCTCATGCACTCGCTTCAGAAGTTGTCACCACCATCAACAACTAGTCCATTCTAGAGCAGATATCCGCATAGCCCTTGACATGCATGCTATCGACGCCGCTATGGTGCCAGTCAGTGCCTCCCCCCCCCCTATGCGAGTCCATCTCGCCACATTTGTCACCGAGGACCCGCTGCGCCACGCCGTCACGACTCGCCAATGTCGGCGCGGTAGATGCACACCACTCCACCACTTGCCACCACCATCTAGTTGTTGCTCGAAAGAAGATGCCCTCAAGAGGCAGAGCGATGCCGAATCACGAGTGGGAAGATGCAGCCAGCTTGTCCCCGGACTGAATCATTCCTTCTTTGCTTTCCGGCAACTACCCCCCCCGTCGGGCCATATGCCTCACCACCATCTTTGGGCCACTCGGGCTTACCAGAATTAAGGGCCTATCGTGGTACACCTATTAACATATCCACGACATGGTTCATATATGTTGAGCAGCCTGAAGCCCAGATCTTCTGACGCGTCCCCTCCCCCCCGAGTCCGCAGTTCGGGCAGCCCATGGGCGGCAACGGAACTTAGTGGATAATTGTTGACGTTTAGAGCCCGCTTGTCACAATTTCTCGAGCCCGATCGGCCCAAAACTCAATCTGTGATGCGAAAACGCATaactgtcacaataaatgacattCCCTTACTGATCTCCAAACTGTCAGTATCATTCCGTCATTGAAACTCCAAGTTCTTGTAGTGCCATTCACAGTTCCCACGCCACCCAGACCATGTATCAACATGGGGGTGGTCTGTTGGTGGGGTGAGACCCTTAGATGCCCTAACATGGTACCCCGCTTCCTACTAGCTGGCAGCCGATAGCACACTTCACATGCAAGCTTCATGAGAGACAACTCCTTTTCTGGGAACGCATACGTCATGGCACGCGCACCCTTCGCAGGCCAAAAATATTGGTGGAGCGCAAAGGTTCAATCGTTTGGCCTCCTTCGATGATGCTTGCTGGGATGATGCTATTGTGGACCACACTTAAAGGATCCAGAAACCTGGTTCTCTTGGGCACGGCActtcaagagtggctcccatagagagaacaataaaTCCCTCTTCTCGTTTGTTTAaacaagctaagttcatgatttctcaagtacatagtgttaggagatttagATTATTGGTTCAATTTATATTTAGTGGGATGGGCACCCGCGCCtcctcttttttgcaaaattaaggaCTGGCACATTGTGCATGCTAGtcaaagcatgaaaaagatgataaagcattcaacacttcctcatgagctaaaagaaAACACAAAACACGTAATAACTTTGAaggttaaaggtagcacacacgcaattcactttggagtggcggtgaaatacaacatataggtatgtatgatggacacaattggcaaactttggtttttgggatttggatgcacgagtagagctcatactcagcacaagtcaaggctagcaatagactgggaagcgacaatcaagaaagcagtaactgcataatcatgcttgcggcagaaCAAAATTAACGGAAGCATAAAAGTAATACGAGAACTCCGAGTCAAaataaatcatcaaggcttaaatGACTTTTCTTTAGTCTTATGCATGCATgaccatgtgccaagtcgattcaatgcaaacaaacatctatATGACATGTTATCTACTATTAGTAAATTGGAACTAGTCATGAGAGAGCAAAAACTACTAAGCATCATTAAGTAGCATACACCTTACACAAACAAACTAAGCATGTCCACAcaaatgagtatatgtacaaaaaccaaaacaaatagagttcataccagcctctcaacaCATCTCGAATTGTCAtaaatcgtcattattgccttcacttgtgtggcttgaataatatgaaatgataacCAACCTCCAATGCAGTCACGGAAGACTGTTGAATCCTGCAGCAAACTTTACAAAAACAAAGAAGAACCATAAATATTTTTAGGTTTTCGATTTTGAATCAATTAAcacacaaagcaaaatctttttgaattttttaatagCAAACCATAACTagaaaataaaacaaactaaaactTAGAAACTA encodes:
- the LOC127299222 gene encoding UNC93-like protein 3, whose amino-acid sequence is MSLAIRPEITSSFRDDEEQAAAAVPLLAAASPTRSRSHAGDVHILSAAFLFVFSAYLPTQNLQSTLNDDGNLGAVSMGIVYVSFTVFAATAAAVVRGLGSRGALLLGTSGYALFILANLHPTWYTMVPASIYLGFASSIMWVGQGTYLTSAAFSHATENKLNDGQVLGRFNGEFWGMFASTQVIGNLISLVVLRNDKDGGGAEEKNLLFTVFLGCMVVGIVLMFLLSRRDESIGVEGGDHELPEKSLLWDMSKSAVAPLADRRMLLLAPLLAYYGLQKAFVWAVFTKSIVTPVLGVAGVGGAMALYGTSGVISSLVAGRLTTGLYSSTLIVSAGAVLQAGVLFWLLFFYSPVGGVLGSEAPLLVGALWGVGDGILNTQLSALIGLLFKDKEAAFALGKMWQAAATAAVFFLSPGATLQGMLAAVAAALVVALTAFLSLSLVVERSYALKL